From the genome of Monomorium pharaonis isolate MP-MQ-018 chromosome 1, ASM1337386v2, whole genome shotgun sequence:
TATAGGCGACGGCCTACTTCGGTATGTATATGCGTTTAGGATTGTACACACAAAGCTACGTTCACAAAGATAAGAAGTGACTATATCAGGCCTAAAAGGATTTATTActtgcatattattaatacttgcATTGTACTTCGCGTTGTAACCGTGACTAATATAAGCAACGTTCCTAACATAAATAACATACGGGATAGAATTCtctcatttattatattttgtgtttCAGGCATGTACACCATGCGCATGTTGGATAATGGCAACAATGCATCCGGACCCACTGGTGCAGCGGCCTTATCGGGTGTCCAGACGACTGGCGGCGCAACTTCGACGGCTACAGGTGTTACGACTTTACCTGGTGTAGCCGATGAGAGGATGGATGCTTCAAGTGATAGTGCTGTCAGTAGTATGGGCAGCGAGCGCGTCCCATCTCTGTCGGACGGCGAATGGATGGAAACTGGATCCAATTCCAGCCACACTCAGGCCGACTCCCATTATACTATGGATTACGCGAAGTAATTAATGTCATAAATTGATCATTCGTGACAAAGATTATAGAAACAAAGAGACGACAATCAATATCCTCTTTGATTAATTATGAAATCATAATCAAGAAGTAAaatgtagaataaaatatgtcaTATTCACTCTCCAAATCACAATCAGTGAAAACTCGACAAAATCAAATACACTGACTTTCAGTGATATACTTCTCATCACTAATTGATAATCATTCACTGATtatcaatcagtgaaataaatacactgatttttcagtgattatacactaattctgaaatgaaaattactgaaagacagtgaatattcactgattatCACAATTATAAGTATGCCACTATAAATCAGCgaatattcactgattatGGTTTAGAGAGTAAGCACGATTGTCTTTTTAGTTTAAAGTCACGGAATAATATTGGCtgctttgtttttaaaatttcatgatTGTAACTGAGACAAATTTAACCTGTAGTGTCCTTTGCAACGTTTCATCAACATCAATGATCTTTTGTGTTATAGCAAATATCGCATGCCATACGACTGCAGCTATTCAGTCTCTGCGAGAACTGCCGGCTCGCCGAGATGCCAAACAGAACGAGCGGTACCACCAGTTGCACAGAAGAAACATCAAATGTTCGCCAAGCGATATTTTCAAGAACAAGGCACTTGTTAGTATTTAGAAAGTAATCTTAGTTGCACTTCTGCAAGTTGCTATAAGACGATGTAACAGAGTTTTAATCATTAAACAACTTTCAAACTAGGCTCACCTTTAGGGGCTACTGCACATCCAACTACTCCCATAAAATACGACTACGAGACGCATACAGTTGGTGCGGGTGCACCGGGAAATACATATTCTGGACCAATCGAAGGTGCGGCCGGGCCGCaatcagaaattaaatatagttgTAGCGTGGATTTCAGTCGTCATCAATCCGGTAAGAAAAATCTCATTTACAGATTTATCTAATATTCTAATACATTAGAGACCTCATGAacgaaaaaactttttatttttttgcaaataaaaaatatgatctctttatttttaggaCGATCTGTAATAGAACATGTTCATCATAATCACACCTATCATTTACCTGCAGAAAGTTCAGGATCTCTTCAACGTCCCGTTTCCCGtgacaaaaaaagtaactatcTTTTCATGATAATTTTTTCCGATTTTCTGTGAGATTATATcactatattaaatatttatctacatTAAATTTCAGTCCGTAAAAATGATGGAGAGGAACACCTAACGAGAGATGAGAAGAGAGCTAGAGCATTGAATGTTCCGATTTCAGTCAATGACATCATCAACCTTCCTATGGACGAGTTTAATGAACGTCTCAGTAAATATGATCTCAGTGAAGCCCAACTATCTTTAATACGTGATATTAGAAGACGGGGCAAAAACAAGGTTGCTGCACAAAATTGCCGCAAACGCAAATTGGATCAAATCATAAGTCTAGCTGATGAGGTAAAAGAGATGCGAGATCGTAAGATGAGGCTTATCCGCGAGCACGAGTATATGCTCATGGAGAGACAGCGGGTGAAAGACAAATTTAGTCAACTTTACCGTCATGTTTTTCaggttaataattttatttcttttgcaattatatataatatattttaagtttaatagataatttattttgttatcttCGACTAAAATActgttaaagataaaaaagaaactctataacatttaataaattatattttagtctTTGCGGGATCCGGATGGTAATCAGTATCATCCGTACGAATTCAGTCTTCAACAGTCTGCAGATGGAAACGTTTTGTTAGTTCCAAGAAATCAGACGAATCCGCATCAGTCACGACAGTCTTCGATGGAGTCGAAAACCAAACCCGATCCTGAGCACAAGGAATGAACTATTGAAGGATCGGGATATGCCAATGTGATTGATTATTGAAAAACTTCTGTTTTTCTTGGGCAACGCACCCAAAGCGTAATGAAAGCGCACAGTGCTGGGGAGTGAATATCGTACGcgtataaatattagatttattgcgtataatttgaaaaaatagttCATGGTCTTAGACTTGACATACTTCGCACTGTGTCTGAATAAACAACGAAATTTGTCGAGAAAACCAGCTTTCGGATCGCGATTGTGCGATTTCTGACAGATGACTTTTTAACACATTTAGAGAGATTTTAGTAGGAAGAAACATAGGATTTAATGGTCCTAATGGTGGTTTTTGTGTGCATGGGTGATGCTATAGTTTTCAGTTACTTTGATTACCcgtattaatacattttcacTCTCAAAAGTCATAACCTCATgcattttctttacattttcataaatcaaagatttttatattacagaaaGAACACATCGCGGATACCATTGTATTtgtttgtatataatgtacttTGTTGTGACTTTAagatcaataattaataataaaataaaaccgaTTAGCTTCATAAATTTCCTATGCTTTATTTAAGCTGTCGACAGAGAatcttaaatatgttttaagagTTTATACTGGCCTTATAGAGCGACACATAATATTacttgtgaaaaaataatggaatGTGTTATAATATACGAGTTTCTCTGTGATTGCCTAAACAAATCACGATGTCTATagcgttaaaagaaaattactatacatttattaatatatataaatagtaagATAATTATCATATTGTGGAATCACGCACGAAAACTGTTGTGTCACCATAATTGAAACAACTCTAAATTAATCTCTTATTCCAATTACTATTCTTCCTGCTTTGAGCTTATAATATGCTTGTTATCTTCTTAATATACGTAAACGTGTAACTAACACACGTACAGtgatataatatacattcaaaaagctcatttttatttacattcacAAAACATATCTTGTCTAGTTTTGATTGTTTCTAtgtgtttataatatgtatataaactgAATTATATTCGGGAAAAATggttcatattatatataaaatgatatataaatatagatagttatatgtatatgtacacacacgcgcgcgcgcgcgcgcgcacacacacacacacacacacattgccCATGtatgttttctttcttttgtataATCTTTGtatatacaagaaaaaaataagaaaaaatgccaaaaaattgggaagaaaatttttacgttgttttttttaagtttaaaaaaataagaaaatactaTATGTAATCatgcttaaaatattgtatgatatgattgcaatttaacatttgcttttctttacttttttatcttctttactttttgtaaagaGAAAAACAATCCAAAAATTAGTTTTCTACTTATTCTTCTTATTACTTTTGAAGATAGTTACAAGAGAGAAATGTGAATCAAGTATTTGTGATGTCAAATTGAatcaaatatttgataatatatttgaaattgaatcgaacctgaaatttttacattgatttGAATCGAATCTCTGTAATTCAATTACGAattaaatccaattttttctaatttaaattacatgctATTTGatcataaaaaagtatttagaaTAACATTAcagatcttttttaataaacgaaaaaattaatcgcacgaattttagaaaatatttataaaataataatgtattaaaaatttatgttagaTATTAACAAGTGTgaggatattttattaataaatgagtAAGAATACATATCGTACAGATGTTACTATGGAAATGATAATACTTAATGCTATCATTAGAATACAAAACTGATTACACAAGAGATATAAATGATAGAATTAATCAAAATAGATGATTAATTCGAATTTCAACTATTTAgacattactattattttttccatgttgataaaaattatataaggaaatgaaaatatatagacatattatatatatatataattttatatttatatttatatttatatgtaattgtaaACACGAGTCAATTTTTCCCGAGTATTTTTTAGGTATAGAAGCAAGATAATTGAACATATACCCATCCAGTGATTTACTTATCCAGTTGAGTGCATTATTGCTAGTGATATCCTTGATTGCCAAAATTATGACAGTCTCTCATAAACTTGTCGTGAGCGAAACGCTGTGGCATTGAGTACATCGTGCGCGTACAACAATGCTAAAATGCTAATCATTCatacatgtattataaaacaaacttTTGTGTCATTAAACTTAGAAAATACACATAATTTGAAACGCTTACAGTTCCAGAAATGGTAATGTTATGGATATGTAAtgcaaaaattgtaattgcaTTTAATTGAGGACAAAGTAGGGGGGAAAGCGATAAAAGGCAAATGATTGAGGCATTAATGGGATACAACAACTTTCAACAGCAGTAACTAATCTCCGAACCATTTTGTGTTCCATAGAAAGCAGTTTAaacagataataataattaaatttcactcCATTTAGATAGATCACAAACACAAAATGCATTGTaatgtatattacaaataatatagtaaataatacAAGTATGTGAATATACACTTACTGCGATGCGCTGTAATGCtacaatatattaagaataacATTCATTGAAATACGaacaaacataataaaaacacatatttttataaaataagaaatgagaAATGTTCAGGTATTTCACATTTGcctttttatgtatatattaatgtagctagcataattttctataaatattatatataaattatatatatatatatatatatatatatatatatatatatatgaaataaacgtatgtatttatgtatatgtacgtgtatatataaatacatatacacaaagagtaatgataaaatatatgttataatgttataaaaaaagaatgaaaatgcAGTTTATGTcggtaattattaataatcagctccttattaacatttatatacgcAATTGTATTCATATACTATTGGGTGTAGGATGCCTTTTACATATTGTACTTAGCGAGCGGAGATCTCGGCAAATCattgtaaaagataataatattaatttataagaacTCTGTTCGtctattgtacaaataatttggATTCGCGCAAATTTGCAAATCCATTTACTTGCAGTGAAGATCTCCTTCTgtcattaaatttctatattgtataaataaagctGAATAAAAACCTCTGGGGAAAGTATCATATCTCGTATGTTGTACTTATCTAATGAAGCAATAcctattttatacaaataatcatGATAAAGTATCAAagctttaaacaattttgagcaaaattttgattaactCTTTCactctttttaaaaacaattttttttccaagatTGCTGAATATAAAGATATCATTAAGATACACataatttagtataataaatctgttatttatgtaataaatataatgtgtttaagttttaattccacattttagataataaaagagatttagatcttttttattaaaatttaattaatcctttgaaataaatagactATAATGActcgatatttaaaaatatgatatacgTATGCTAGAACATTTGTATCTCATTGGATGTAAAAGACAACTCAATcggtgattaattatttatagtagaattatataattagcaaaatttttaattatgtaattcatCGTTCCtaatctaatttcttttttctttcttgtttcaaacaaaaaattaaatactgtgcccaagtattaataaaatattgtggtTATTACTCAATGAATTAATAAgtgatttagttaaattagtttaaatgGTCAAAATTGCTTTTAGaatctataatataagttttacaGATTTCAAAGTAAGAAAAGGTGAACCAACCATGCGAGAAATTCAGTTAAAAAGAATAGACCTATTCTTGTTATTCATTTCGGTTACTTTGGCCTTAGTCTGATTCATGCTCAAAAAGTTATTGGCATTATTCTATCCTTATTTTCCAATGAATAATAGAAAAACACTAATAGCACTAAAGGTGAACCGTAACTTTTCATTTAGCGCAAATTCCTTTGTAGAGAAAGCCTGAGAGTTATCGCACCGGGAGTTTTTATGGGACCATCGAAACTTCTTATACATTATTGCCATTCGTTTtcgaaattgataaatatgtaaataatccatgtgaacataattttgaaatttacggCATAACCTTGTTTTCGGTTACAGCACAGAAGAGAACCATAAAATCATGGACATTATCTACAGGTTTCATAAATCAGAGAGGAACTTGAGAGCGGTCATCACGTCGTTTTAAAGCcatcacacaatgccaggcgCAACAGGCAAATAGGCAATAggaatagaaaataaagaaagagagaaagaaagaagatcctttctctctttttctctttcgttaTTTCGtcttcctattgcctgttgcctggcattatGTTTAGGCCCTTaaggtgttttcatccatcagtgcctctatgtgcacattgaactatgtagtcaaatatctatgaatcccgtaggtaatgtgcatgactttttgggtctcttctatgctatgtccacgtttatttgattctgtttcatgctatacccgtaaattttacaattatatgcattcatattttaaatctgttttatgcaaatgtgcataaccgtgttctataaatgtgcaatactgTACAGATAAAGCAAGGAAcagaaccaatattttatctcgcatCACGTTTATCACATATCATTTTGttccacatatacatgataaaaattcactcaccgattgctgtcgctgctcctgctgctgatgctgctgctgctactgctattccttttccttttccttttccagCAGTAAGCGATCTAAATTAATCCTTATAGACCGTCCAACTTATGTCACGTCTCAGTCCGAACTTTGCCTGTGTACGAATGCCGAGTAACTATcgtgaacaaaaaatttaatttattgatcaTTTTTTGGGACAACTAATATCtgtcttaaaaaaaactttataaatcgCAGTTTATCTGATTTGTTAACATGATATGTTAACATTATACACatagtaaaagttaatatacaaaatttaaaaaaaaaatacaaacctcatgcaaaatttatgcagaatacatacaaaatttattcaaaatttatagaaaatttgtaGTATATTcctaaaaactttttaattctttcaaattttttataaaatttttattcatttcacATTCATGAAGCAATGGAAGAAGCACTGGGGCACCAAGAGAAAAAACAATAAGTAAAACCCTATTAATTGGATGAAGAAATCGAGTCaatgcattcagcagaggtataaggtgcaaacagattcgattattatttctacgacagttttcgctagttctcacatagccctgACCATTtcccatgcgttttaataataattttgttaattaattattttttaacatttttttactcttaccgtcggcacagtattcgcgagaggtgaagtgcaaacagtttcgattattttttgacagttctcaatagttctcgcatagttccgatttattccatgcgttttattaacaattccgtcagttaattatttttaaacaattttttattccgacaactgtcactgcattcagcagagttatgaggtgcaaacagattcgattattattcttacgacagttttcgttaattctcacatagccccgaccatttccatgcgttttaataattaattttgttaattatttatttttcaacttttttttattccgacCGTCGGCGAAataaa
Proteins encoded in this window:
- the LOC105840092 gene encoding segmentation protein cap'n'collar isoform X4, producing MSLAVMSNADMDLIEVLWKQDVDLGFTPVEPATTPTKKPSTSEKESADEIEKLKALEAINATYQKDDAKESEPQEDDPWAGLPYTVDLETGEYILSSGSQNGSGSSIVEEDNPLLNEASLALDNHPLADLTADSLGLNDALVLEHDFTSELLGGSLLESAGVEGLLSNDTLDLPDEFNLEEALQLVGLDEAQPEETKPEVKKKKKEDTAEDSASAEGDAAITASSNTEVAKSSKCEDPETGDMIHTPQFHHPHHPHHRSFQGRMPFMRAVSMEQRWQDLASLLSLPGGPDHFAHPAHPGYPGHGISHSHYEAQRNVLLHNPTLAPPVGDLNSTGPYHNVGGSSNLGSAVATSMNLTNSSEPMGAESGASYKSEPNDMMYYHTPTTDSINQTTDGFLSSLLNDEDLHLMDMAMNDGMYTMRMLDNGNNASGPTGAAALSGVQTTGGATSTATGVTTLPGVADERMDASSDSAVSSMGSERVPSLSDGEWMETGSNSSHTQADSHYTMDYANKYRMPYDCSYSVSARTAGSPRCQTERAVPPVAQKKHQMFAKRYFQEQGTCSPLGATAHPTTPIKYDYETHTVGAGAPGNTYSGPIEGAAGPQSEIKYSCSVDFSRHQSGRSVIEHVHHNHTYHLPAESSGSLQRPVSRDKKIRKNDGEEHLTRDEKRARALNVPISVNDIINLPMDEFNERLSKYDLSEAQLSLIRDIRRRGKNKVAAQNCRKRKLDQIISLADEVKEMRDRKMRLIREHEYMLMERQRVKDKFSQLYRHVFQSLRDPDGNQYHPYEFSLQQSADGNVLLVPRNQTNPHQSRQSSMESKTKPDPEHKE
- the LOC105840092 gene encoding segmentation protein cap'n'collar isoform X5 — its product is MDLIEVLWKQDVDLGFTPVEPATTPTKKPSTSEKESADEIEKLKALEAINATYQKDDAKESEPQEDDPWAGLPYTVDLETGEYILSSGSQNGSGSSIVEEDNPLLNEASLALDNHPLADLTADSLGLNDALVLEHDFTSELLGGSLLESAGVEGLLSNDTLDLPDEFNLEEALQLVGLDEAQPEETKPEVKKKKKEDTAEDSASAEGDAAITASSNTEVAKSSKCEDPETGDMIHTPQFHHPHHPHHRSFQGRMPFMRAVSMEQRWQDLASLLSLPGGPDHFAHPAHPGYPGHGISHSHYEAQRNVLLHNPTLAPPVGDLNSTGPYHNVGGSSNLGSAVATSMNLTNSSEPMGAESGASYKSEPNDMMYYHTPTTDSINQTTDGFLSSLLNDEDLHLMDMAMNDGMYTMRMLDNGNNASGPTGAAALSGVQTTGGATSTATGVTTLPGVADERMDASSDSAVSSMGSERVPSLSDGEWMETGSNSSHTQADSHYTMDYANKYRMPYDCSYSVSARTAGSPRCQTERAVPPVAQKKHQMFAKRYFQEQGTCSPLGATAHPTTPIKYDYETHTVGAGAPGNTYSGPIEGAAGPQSEIKYSCSVDFSRHQSGRSVIEHVHHNHTYHLPAESSGSLQRPVSRDKKIRKNDGEEHLTRDEKRARALNVPISVNDIINLPMDEFNERLSKYDLSEAQLSLIRDIRRRGKNKVAAQNCRKRKLDQIISLADEVKEMRDRKMRLIREHEYMLMERQRVKDKFSQLYRHVFQSLRDPDGNQYHPYEFSLQQSADGNVLLVPRNQTNPHQSRQSSMESKTKPDPEHKE